The DNA segment GTTTGGTATAGAATTTAACCGAGTTTGTTACCGGTTTTATAATATGTATAGTGCAGTCTTATGCGTGACAAACaagaaacatataatatattcacAACAAACCAATCCCTAACAAATTATAAACCGGTTAAACTCTCTAAACCAAACTATACTAAGTCTAATATTTACCTGGAGCGATGTACCCAGTGGTGCCAGTAACAGTAGCAGTTGAGACCGTTGAGCCATCAAGAAGCCTCGCCAAACCAAAGTCACCAATGTGAGGCTCCAAGTCCGAGTCCATGAGTATGTTCTCCGGCTTAATATCACGGTGAACAATCGGAGGATGACAGTCATAGTGCAGATAAGCCAGTCCATGAGCTACCCCAAGGGCTACGTTGTACCGTGCAGACCACTCAAGCGCGTCTTCTTTAGGGCTAACACCGTGAAGAACATCGTACAAGCTTCCTCTAGGCATGTATCTATAGAGCATCAACCCGTCTTCTTTCCTCAGCCAAAACCCTTCTAACTTGATGAGGTTCCTGTGCCTGACTTTCCCTATCGTCTCGATCTCCCTCATCATGCTCTGGTTGGCTCGGATGTGAGACGCGAAGATGAGTCTCTTCACCGCGTAGACCTCTCCCGAGCCTAAAGAAGCTCTGTAGACAATGCCGTGAGCTCCTCTTCCTATAATATGTTTTTCGTTTAGATTATCAGTTGCTGCAAGAACTTTGCTGAGAAGCAAAGACGGACCTTCTTCCTCGGTGAAGACAATAGCATCTTTCTTTGGTCTTTCTTCGTGACCACCACCACGACGGCGTAGGCAGATGAAGACAATAGCAAGAACCAAAACCAACACGAATAGAGAAGACAAGACTGATATAAGCACAATCTTCCACGTGCTGAGACCACTTTTGCCGTTTCTTGATTGATCTTCACAGTAACTCAACTCGCTATTGTTGCTAATAGGGAAGGAACGTGGAATGCAGAGGCTAGGGTTTCCTGAAAACGACGCCGGATCAGAGATCGACTGATTCTTCAACTTCTCAGGTATTGCACCAACGAACTGATTGTTGGAGACATCAGCGTGTAGCAACGAGGTAAGGTTCCCAAGAACAGACAGAGAGCCTGTCAGCTTGTTGTTTGATACGTTGACTCTTGTTAGTCTGATGAGATCCTTCAACTTATCCGGAAGCTCACCTGTTAATCCGTTTCCACTCAAATCCAAACCGTAGATCAGTTGCTGTAACGAACCAATAGAGGAAGGAATCTCCCCGCCAAAAGCGTTTCTACCCATCTGAAGATCCGAGAGCTTCACAAGCTCAGGCAAGAAGGACGGTATACCTCCTGTAAACCGGTTCTCAGTGAGGACCAAAGTAGCCAAGCCTTTCCACGCGCTGTACCTCGAAGGAACGGTACCGTTTAACTTGTTGAAACCAACGTCAAAACGCTCAAGGTTAACACAGTTAGAGAGGTGAGAAGGAAGAGAGCCTTCAAGAAGATTATTAGAAAGATTCAAGTAACCGAGTCTCACCAAGCTCCCAAGCTCTGGAGGTATCTGTCCACTGAGTTTGTTTCTAGACAGGTTGATACTAGAGAGGTTCCTAGAGCTCCCAAAGCTTCTAGGAATCGGTCCTTCGAAGCTGTTTGTATTAAAATCAAGAAACGAGATGCTATGATCCTGAGAAAACTCAGGGAGAGGGCCTGTGAGGTTGTTCTCTCTGAGGATGAACCTCTCGATGCTCTTGCAGTGACCGATAGACGTCGGTATCTTCCCGTGGAGCTGGTTAGAGCCCAAGTTAAGCACTGTCAGCTTCTTCCCATGGCATAGATTCTGCGGTATCTCGCCAGTGAGTTTGTTGCTTATAAAATCAATCTCTTCCAAGCTGCTATGCACACCTAAAGCAGATGGTATCTCTCCGTAGAAGCCGTTGTTGAAGAGAGTAACTTTCTTTAGATGCTTTAACTCTGTCATCTCCAGAGGCAGTTCACCAGTGAGGTTGTTTTGATACACCAGGAGCTGAGCAAGACTCGGAATCTTCCAAATCTCTATGGGGATCTCACCGGAGAACCGGTTCTCGAAAAGCTCAAGACTGTCAAGCTTCTTGAGCTTCCCCAATGTACTCGGTATCTCTCCTCCAAGCTGGTTGTTGTTGAGCTTTAACATCTTTAAGCTAGTGTGCAGTTACCAATCTCTGGAGGGAGACTCCCGGAGAGACGATTCTCTGAGAGGTTAATAACAGTGAGCTTCTTCAACATACCTAACGAGGAAGGGATCGTGCCTGACAAGTTACCACTCACAATCACCAGAGCGTCAAGGCTACTACAGTTCCCTAACTCAGGAGGAACACCACCTTCGAATTCGTTGTAAGACAACTCAAAAGTCAGCAAGTTCTTGCAGTTTGCTGAACCGAAACGAACCGGTCCGGTTAAGCTGTTGTTACCAACGAACAAGTCAGTGAGATTCTCCAGCATGTTGAGAGTTTCAGGTAAAGAACCAACCAGCTTGTTCTTGTGCAGATAAAGAATCTCAAGCTTACTACAGTTCCCGATAGACTCAGGGATGTTACCAGAGAACTCATTCTCAAACAAACTCAGCTCAAGAAGCTCCTTAGCTTCACCGATACTCTCGGGGATCGAACCGGTTAGGTTGTTGTAGTCAACGTGAAGAGTCTGTAGCACCGGGATGAGAAACAAGGACTCAGGTAACTCACCGGTGAGGTAGTTTTCGTAAAGATAGAGATCGGTTACGCTCTTTAAGTTACCGAGAGTAGCTGGGATCTCACCGGTGAACTCGTTTTCAGACAAATCTAGGTAAAGGAGTTTGGTACAGTTTCCTAAAGTGGAAGGTATGGTTCCGGAGAAGCTGTTGGTGCTCAGATCTAGAATCTGTAAGCTTCTGAGGTCGCCGATCTCGGGGCCTAGCTGGCCTGAGACGTTGGAACGGGTGAAGTTGAGAGAGGAGACGTTGTTGGAGTCGTCGCAAGTGATGCCGAACCAGTTACACGGAGTGGCTTCGGGAGATGAGTTTAGCTTCTTCCATGTGGAAGTTACTTCTTTTGGTACATTCTCTAGATGTTTGAGGAGTGAGAGTAGAGTTAGCCCTTCTGAGTTCAGACAAGAGACAGAAACTATGTGGGTGGTGGAGACAAAgagaatgaaaaggaaaaggctTTCGAATGATCCAagattcttcttcatctccagaTTCAAGAATCAAGAATCATGCAGAAGAGAGGCTAAATCAAGATTGAAATATTTGAAgcgaaggagagagagagagaaaaggagaGAGAATGTATAACTGATTATCAATTTGATGTTTGGTCGGTATTGTACAACCGATTGTGAACCTGAAAACGTTCAACGCGTTTTCTGTTTGAACCCCACGCCGTTTCTGGTTCGGTCTTCTTTATTTCTGTTTTCAGACA comes from the Brassica napus cultivar Da-Ae chromosome A7, Da-Ae, whole genome shotgun sequence genome and includes:
- the LOC106353622 gene encoding LOW QUALITY PROTEIN: leucine-rich repeat receptor-like protein kinase PEPR1 (The sequence of the model RefSeq protein was modified relative to this genomic sequence to represent the inferred CDS: deleted 2 bases in 1 codon), translating into MKKNLGSFESLFLFILFVSTTHIVSVSCLNSEGLTLLSLLKHLENVPKEVTSTWKKLNSSPEATPCNWFGITCDDSNNVSSLNFTRSNVSGQLGPEIGDLRSLQILDLSTNSFSGTIPSTLGNCTKLLYLDLSENEFTGEIPATLGNLKSVTDLYLYENYLTGELPESLFLIPVLQTLHVDYNNLTGSIPESIGEAKELLELSLFENEFSGNIPESIGNCSKLEILYLHKNKLVGSLPETLNMLENLTDLFVGNNSLTGPVRFGSANCKNLLTFELSYNEFEGGVPPELGNCSSLDALVIVSGNLSGTIPSSLGMLKKLTVINLSENRLSGSLPPEIGNCTSLKMLKLNNNQLGGEIPSTLGKLKKLDSLELFENRFSGEIPIEIWKIPSLAQLLVYQNNLTGELPLEMTELKHLKKVTLFNNGFYGEIPSALGVHSSLEEIDFISNKLTGEIPQNLCHGKKLTVLNLGSNQLHGKIPTSIGHCKSIERFILRENNLTGPLPEFSQDHSISFLDFNTNSFEGPIPRSFGSSRNLSSINLSRNKLSGQIPPELGSLVRLGYLNLSNNLLEGSLPSHLSNCVNLERFDVGFNKLNGTVPSRYSAWKGLATLVLTENRFTGGIPSFLPELVKLSDLQMGRNAFGGEIPSSIGSLQQLIYGLDLSGNGLTGELPDKLKDLIRLTRVNVSNNKLTGSLSVLGNLTSLLHADVSNNQFVGAIPEKLKNQSISDPASFSGNPSLCIPRSFPISNNSELSYCEDQSRNGKSGLSTWKIVLISVLSSLFVLVLVLAIVFICLRRRGGGHEERPKKDAIVFTEEEGPSLLLSKVLAATDNLNEKHIIGRGAHGIVYRASLGSGEVYAVKRLIFASHIRANQSMMREIETIGKVRHRNLIKLEGFWLRKEDGLMLYRYMPRGSLYDVLHGVSPKEDALEWSARYNVALGVAHGLAYLHYDCHPPIVHRDIKPENILMDSDLEPHIGDFGLARLLDGSTVSTATVTGTTGYIAPENAFKTVRGRESDVYSYGVVLLELVTRKRAVDKSFPDSTDIVSWVRSMLSKSNVDDMVSTIVDPILVDELLNSDIREQIVEVTELALSCTERDPARRPTMREVVKVLCDAQGLVRCSSGSVR